Within Thermococcus indicus, the genomic segment TGTTGAAGGGAACCCTAAACTTCTTCAGGCTTTTGTAGGCCCTCTCCGTCTCGTAAAGCGGGAGCATCTCGGGGTTCATCACCGCCACGACGCTCGTTTTCTCGGGGTCGGTTATAACTCCCTCAACGAAGGCCACCTCTTCGCGGTACGACTTCAGCTCCTTCATTACTGCGTCGTCATCCTCCCTCGTGGGCAGCTTTATCTTCTCGCCCTCGACGGTGAACTCCTGATCTCCATGGATGTTGGCTATTGCGGCGCGTCTGTCGAGTATGGCCTTCCTTATCTCGATGAGTTTGTCCGTCCAGATTAGGGAGATTTTGGGGAGCGCGAGAACCCTCAAGGTTAACCCCGTTGGAGGGGTGTCAAAGATTATAACGTCCCACTCATCTCCCTTCGCGAGTATCTCCCTCACAGCCTCCAGCGTTGCGTACTCCTCGATTCCTGGAGAGTAGCTCAGAACCTCGAAGTACTTCTCCAGGTTTATGACCGTTAGGTAGCGGTACGTGTGCTTCATGCTCTCCTCCAGGTGCTTCAGATAGGTCTTTATCAGCTTCTCCATGTCAAGTTCACTTGCATAGAGGTTCTCGGCTATTCTCTTTGGTTTGTCCTTCAACTTCACCATCAGCACGTCACCGAGGTTGTGGGCCGGGTCTAGGGAGACGATGAGGGTCCTGTAGCCCCTCTCCGCGAGCGCCGCGGCGGCCGCCGCCGAACCCGTTGTTTTCCCAACTCCACCCTTGCCTATGAAAAAGACGACGCGGTAGCCCTTTTTGGGCAGGAAGAACTCCCTCATGGGACCACCTCACGTGATTTCAAACATCCCAGCCAGCTCGCCGAGCACGTCGTCCATGTCCACCGCCCTGCGCTGCATTACGTACAGCTCGCGCGTCATGTGCGGCAGTATCCTTATCACGAGCGTCGTCGGCGGACTGGGAATTCCAACGAAAGCTCCCATTAGCGTGAGCGCGAAGACGTTCTCAAGCTCCCTCAGCTCGAATTCGAGGTACTCGGTTGAGTTCTGCTTGAATGCCCCGAAAAAGCCCTTTAAGAAGGCCCTAACGTTCTCTAGCGGGTCTTTTTCTTTCTCCGTCATTTTCACCACCCGAGAATTGAAAAATAAAGAAAGACGTCAGGCCGCGCTCGCGGCGTACTCTTCCCCGGGCCTCTTCCAGGCAACCCAGAAGTCCCAGGCGAGGAGCAGGTTGAGGAGCAGGCTGACCACGAGCGCGCCCTTGACAGCTATGAGGTACTGGCCGACCATCGGCACGTAGATGAGGTACCAGATTATCGCCGCCGTCACCGTGATCCAGAGGAAGAGGGCAGGGATTAGAACCGCCCAGCTCCAGTTTCCAGCTCTCTGGACCTTTGCAACCCAGAGCGCGGCGGTCATCATGGCTATACTGGCGAGCATCTGGTTCATCGCACTGAATGCCGGCCAGATGACCTTGTAGCCGGCTCCCCAGGCGAGGTAGGTTCCAAGGCCGGCGATGATTATCGACGCGACCCACTTGTTGGTAACGAGCTTCATGGCGCCCTTGCTGGTGTCGGAGATCATTCCAAAGAGCTCCTGCCAGGCGAAGCGGCCGAGCCTCGTGGCCGTGTCGAGCGATGTGAGGGTGAACGCTGAGACCCAGAGGGTCGCGAAGGTCTTTCCAAAGGTTTCGCTGACGCCGTAGAACTCGCTGACCGCCTTGGCGTAGCCTCCGAGGAAGGTGCCGAGACCGCCGACGTTGATGTAGTTGAGTCCCCACTCGGTGGGATCACCGCTGAGGCCCGTAAGCTGGACTCCGTAGACGGCTATGGAGGTGATGACGATGGTGGAGAGGAATCCTTCGGTGAACATTCCACCGTAACCCACCATCAGGCCGTGGATCTCATTGTCAAGCTGTTTCGAGGTGGTTCCGGAACCCACGAGCGAGTGGAATCCGCTGAGGGAACCGCATGCTATGACGAGCGGTATCGTGGGCCAGAAGGGCGATGCCACCGGAACGGAGCCGTCGGCGGTGATTCCCTTGATGACGTTGGCGCTCCACATGGTGTACGCGGGGGCGGCAAAGTCCTTGGCCAGGAATATGAGGGCTATGCCGCCGAAGAGCAGGCCGAACCACAGGATGTAGGCGTTGAGGTAGTCCCTGGGCTGGAGGAGTATCCAAACCGGGAGCGAGGCCGCGATTATGATGTAAACCATGAGGATTATGTTCCAGTAGTGGTAGGCGGTTGTGTAGGCGGCCGAGGTTGGGTCGGTCTGGCCGTCCACGAAGACCAGCGGGTACTTGAGACCGACCCACACTGCTATGATGAGCAGGATTATGCCGATTATCGTTGCCAGCTTGAACTCCATCTTGACCTTGTACATTAGGTATCCCAGTATCACCGCGACGAGCAGGAAGAGGAGCGTCGCGGTTGCGGCCTGGGGCGTTACGGTGAGCAGCTTGGCGGTGACGGCAACGAAGGCCGCGACGACGAGCAGCAGGGCGAACCAGATGTATACCTCGAAGGATATGCCCGTTTTCCTGCTCATGAGCTTTCCGGCTATCCACTGGACTGACTTACCATCGTAGCGAACCGATGACATCAGTGCCAGATAGTCGTGGACTGCACCGATGAAGACGTTTCCGAACCAGACCCATATGAGTCCCGGAAGCCATCCCCAGGCCATTGCCAGGGCGGGACCAACGATCGGGCCCGCTCCCGCTATCGATGCAAAGTGGTGGCCGTAAAGGACAAGCGGGTGTGCCGGAACGTAGTCAAC encodes:
- a CDS encoding ArsA family ATPase, whose translation is MREFFLPKKGYRVVFFIGKGGVGKTTGSAAAAAALAERGYRTLIVSLDPAHNLGDVLMVKLKDKPKRIAENLYASELDMEKLIKTYLKHLEESMKHTYRYLTVINLEKYFEVLSYSPGIEEYATLEAVREILAKGDEWDVIIFDTPPTGLTLRVLALPKISLIWTDKLIEIRKAILDRRAAIANIHGDQEFTVEGEKIKLPTREDDDAVMKELKSYREEVAFVEGVITDPEKTSVVAVMNPEMLPLYETERAYKSLKKFRVPFNMIVMNKVLELRTEVPELKAKLEAQERVLGEVGRKFRGIEVVRIPVFAEEPRGLERLRTLGGTIVGE
- a CDS encoding carbon starvation CstA family protein; the protein is MNSAVIVLLAGVIYLAMYFSYGKSLQSKVVKADPNRPTPAHKLYDGVDYVPAHPLVLYGHHFASIAGAGPIVGPALAMAWGWLPGLIWVWFGNVFIGAVHDYLALMSSVRYDGKSVQWIAGKLMSRKTGISFEVYIWFALLLVVAAFVAVTAKLLTVTPQAATATLLFLLVAVILGYLMYKVKMEFKLATIIGIILLIIAVWVGLKYPLVFVDGQTDPTSAAYTTAYHYWNIILMVYIIIAASLPVWILLQPRDYLNAYILWFGLLFGGIALIFLAKDFAAPAYTMWSANVIKGITADGSVPVASPFWPTIPLVIACGSLSGFHSLVGSGTTSKQLDNEIHGLMVGYGGMFTEGFLSTIVITSIAVYGVQLTGLSGDPTEWGLNYINVGGLGTFLGGYAKAVSEFYGVSETFGKTFATLWVSAFTLTSLDTATRLGRFAWQELFGMISDTSKGAMKLVTNKWVASIIIAGLGTYLAWGAGYKVIWPAFSAMNQMLASIAMMTAALWVAKVQRAGNWSWAVLIPALFLWITVTAAIIWYLIYVPMVGQYLIAVKGALVVSLLLNLLLAWDFWVAWKRPGEEYAASAA